The following are encoded in a window of Lactobacillus acidophilus genomic DNA:
- a CDS encoding Cof-type HAD-IIB family hydrolase — protein MIKLIAVDMDGTLLQSNNQIGEETRKALKKADSLGIKVVPASGRPLPGVIPYMNELGITGDNNYAVLYNGGLVQSISGRVLISHQFNFAEFEKMLEIQKRNSGVNLHFMKEYEYWTLDRKISLKMAKMSFVSGATFVIKDFNEIPEDFRFIKAEFTGSVAAMDKLPEYFPVGFTEEYNVARSDPQIWEINKKAASKSNGIHELAQKLGIKDDEVMIFGDQGNDMSMFENFDFKKIAMGNAIEAIKEKADFVTKTNDEAGIAYAINKFVF, from the coding sequence ATAATTAAATTAATTGCAGTTGATATGGATGGTACACTTCTTCAATCTAACAATCAGATTGGTGAAGAAACTAGAAAAGCATTAAAAAAAGCAGATAGCTTAGGTATTAAAGTTGTTCCTGCCTCAGGACGACCACTTCCTGGAGTAATTCCATATATGAATGAGCTAGGCATAACAGGTGACAATAATTATGCCGTTTTGTACAATGGGGGCTTAGTTCAATCAATTTCTGGTAGAGTTTTAATAAGTCATCAATTTAATTTCGCAGAATTTGAAAAAATGCTAGAAATTCAAAAACGTAATTCTGGCGTTAATTTGCATTTTATGAAAGAGTATGAGTATTGGACGCTAGATCGAAAGATTTCACTTAAAATGGCAAAAATGTCTTTTGTAAGTGGAGCAACTTTTGTAATCAAAGATTTTAATGAAATTCCTGAAGACTTTAGATTCATTAAGGCAGAATTTACGGGTTCAGTTGCTGCAATGGATAAGCTGCCAGAATACTTTCCAGTTGGTTTTACTGAAGAATACAATGTGGCTAGAAGTGATCCACAAATTTGGGAAATTAATAAAAAAGCAGCATCTAAAAGTAATGGTATCCATGAGTTAGCACAGAAACTCGGAATTAAAGACGATGAAGTAATGATTTTTGGCGATCAGGGTAACGATATGTCTATGTTCGAAAATTTTGATTTTAAAAAAATTGCGATGGGTAATGCTATTGAAGCAATTAAAGAAAAAGCTGATTTTGTGACCAAGACTAATGATGAAGCTGGAATTGCATATGCAATTAATAAATTTGTTTTTTAA
- a CDS encoding Cof-type HAD-IIB family hydrolase, with the protein MAIKIIAVDLDGTLLSSGNVILPETERVLRVASESGIKVVLATGRPLSGALPFAQQLGLSGDEQYAIVFNGAVVQSLDGRVLMSQELNYQDFNNMLRFQRLSHVDVHFETTKYFLTCDHDLSVQMQINAALTNNIIKVRNRKDIPQDFTFNKVGFTSIESSDQVDKLWNSLPAWAFDTYDIVRSFDSIIELNALGASKGNALMDLASRLKIDQKDVMVFGDQGNDISMFENPNFKKIAMGNAIEAIKEKADYVTDDNDHNGIAKAIKKFVL; encoded by the coding sequence ATGGCAATAAAAATAATCGCAGTCGATTTGGATGGAACTTTATTATCAAGTGGTAATGTTATTTTGCCTGAGACAGAAAGAGTTCTACGTGTTGCATCCGAAAGTGGAATTAAAGTTGTTTTAGCAACGGGAAGACCGCTTTCTGGAGCGTTGCCATTTGCACAACAGTTAGGATTATCTGGAGATGAGCAATACGCTATTGTGTTTAATGGTGCAGTAGTTCAAAGTCTAGATGGTCGTGTTTTAATGAGCCAAGAACTTAATTATCAAGATTTTAATAATATGCTTCGTTTTCAACGTTTGAGTCATGTTGATGTTCACTTTGAAACTACTAAATATTTCTTAACATGTGATCATGATTTATCTGTTCAAATGCAGATTAATGCAGCTTTGACTAATAATATAATTAAGGTTAGAAATCGCAAGGATATTCCCCAAGATTTTACTTTCAATAAAGTTGGTTTTACTTCTATTGAAAGTAGTGATCAAGTTGATAAATTATGGAATAGTTTACCCGCATGGGCATTTGATACATATGATATTGTACGCAGTTTTGATAGTATTATTGAGCTTAACGCATTGGGAGCTTCAAAAGGGAATGCCTTAATGGATTTAGCTTCACGCTTGAAAATTGATCAAAAAGATGTGATGGTCTTTGGTGATCAGGGTAATGATATCTCAATGTTTGAAAATCCTAACTTCAAGAAAATTGCAATGGGCAATGCTATTGAAGCAATTAAAGAAAAAGCAGACTATGTAACTGACGATAATGATCATAATGGTATTGCTAAGGCAATTAAAAAATTTGTATTGTAG
- the glmM gene encoding phosphoglucosamine mutase, producing MLKYFGTDGVRGVANQGLTPEMAFKLGRDGGYVLTKNKKDGEQAKVLVSRDTRISGQMLEYALISGLLSVGIEVLEVGVITTPGLSYLVRAQGADAGIQISASHNPVEDNGIKFFGSDGLKLSDEMEGEIEKLIDAEEDTLPRPSAEGLGTVTDFHEGSAKYLQFIENTIPEELDGIKVVIDGANGASSALISRLFADCGVDFTTIYTHPNGLNINDHCGATHTENLQKEVVKQGAQLGLAFDGDADRCIAVDENGNEVDGDHIMYVIGSYLAEHGRLKKDTIVTTVMSNLGFTKALEKEDLKNVRTQVGDRYVSEEMRAHGYNLGGEQSGHVIMSDYHNTGDGMLTGLHLMLVMKKTGKSLSELLKDFKDYPQCLVNVPVTDKKSWKEHQPILDVIAEVEKDMAGNGRVLVRPSGTQDLLRVMAEGPTQEETDAYVDRIVKVVEKEMGTNK from the coding sequence ATGTTAAAATATTTTGGAACTGATGGTGTTCGTGGAGTAGCTAATCAAGGTTTAACTCCAGAAATGGCTTTTAAATTAGGCCGTGATGGTGGTTATGTTTTAACTAAGAATAAAAAAGATGGTGAACAAGCTAAGGTCTTAGTTTCACGCGACACCCGTATTTCAGGTCAAATGCTTGAATATGCACTTATCTCAGGTCTTCTTTCCGTTGGTATTGAAGTTCTTGAAGTTGGTGTAATTACCACTCCAGGTCTTTCATACTTAGTTCGTGCTCAAGGTGCAGATGCAGGTATTCAAATCTCAGCTTCACACAATCCAGTAGAGGATAACGGTATTAAGTTCTTTGGTAGCGATGGTTTGAAACTTTCAGATGAAATGGAAGGCGAAATTGAAAAGTTAATTGATGCTGAAGAAGATACTTTACCCCGTCCTTCTGCTGAAGGTCTTGGTACTGTTACTGACTTCCATGAAGGTAGCGCAAAATATTTACAATTTATCGAAAATACTATTCCTGAAGAATTAGATGGTATCAAAGTCGTTATTGATGGCGCTAATGGTGCTTCAAGTGCGCTTATTTCAAGATTATTTGCTGATTGTGGTGTTGACTTTACTACAATTTACACTCATCCTAATGGTTTAAATATTAATGATCACTGTGGTGCTACCCATACCGAAAACTTACAAAAAGAAGTTGTTAAGCAAGGTGCACAACTTGGTTTAGCTTTTGATGGTGATGCTGACCGTTGTATTGCTGTTGACGAAAATGGTAACGAAGTTGATGGTGACCACATTATGTACGTAATCGGTTCATACTTAGCTGAACATGGTCGTCTTAAGAAGGATACTATTGTTACTACTGTAATGAGTAATCTTGGCTTTACAAAGGCTCTTGAAAAAGAGGATCTTAAGAATGTTCGTACTCAAGTAGGTGACCGTTACGTTTCAGAAGAAATGCGTGCACATGGTTACAATTTGGGTGGTGAACAATCAGGTCACGTTATTATGAGCGATTACCATAATACTGGTGATGGTATGCTTACAGGTCTTCACTTGATGTTAGTAATGAAGAAGACTGGTAAATCACTTAGTGAACTTTTGAAGGATTTCAAAGATTACCCACAATGTTTAGTGAATGTTCCAGTTACTGATAAAAAGAGTTGGAAAGAACATCAACCAATTCTTGATGTGATTGCTGAAGTTGAAAAAGATATGGCTGGCAATGGTCGTGTGCTTGTTCGTCCTTCAGGTACACAAGATCTTCTTAGAGTTATGGCAGAAGGTCCAACTCAAGAAGAAACTGATGCATATGTAGATCGCATTGTTAAGGTAGTAGAAAAAGAAATGGGTACTAATAAATAG
- a CDS encoding CdaR family protein, whose protein sequence is MRDFWDKRWFIKVVSLLFAILLVVYIDSTQTGFVTQGEPKKTKQTANETQTISVPLQVSVNTDKYYVVGYPEKVKITLEGSSALVTSTVNTQNFRAYIDLTHRRTGKQTVKVQVTGLNSQLSYTINPATINVDIERRKSRTMPVQIEYNKNVVANGYNIGRASVDPQKVEVTGARGEVDQIDQIVAKLALPSGLDHTYERQVMLVAEDSKGRQLNVLINPATVRAKLPISLSKKKVKLNLKPENEDGNKVYSVTARNDEITLYGKKSALAKIKQMDVNVDLKGINTSTIKNYPLVLPKGVVRTDPAEIQISVKVKKASN, encoded by the coding sequence TGGTAGTTTATATTGACTCAACGCAAACTGGTTTTGTAACTCAAGGCGAACCTAAAAAAACTAAACAAACTGCTAATGAAACGCAAACTATTAGTGTACCATTGCAAGTTTCAGTTAATACAGATAAATATTATGTAGTTGGCTATCCTGAAAAAGTAAAAATCACATTAGAAGGATCCAGTGCGTTAGTTACTTCCACTGTTAATACGCAAAATTTTCGAGCATACATTGATTTAACACATAGAAGAACTGGTAAACAGACTGTAAAAGTACAAGTTACTGGATTAAATAGTCAATTATCATATACTATTAATCCGGCAACTATTAATGTCGATATTGAACGAAGAAAATCTCGTACCATGCCAGTTCAAATAGAGTATAATAAAAATGTTGTTGCTAATGGATATAATATTGGTAGAGCAAGTGTTGATCCACAAAAGGTAGAAGTCACAGGTGCAAGAGGCGAAGTAGATCAAATAGATCAAATCGTTGCTAAACTTGCCTTACCAAGTGGACTGGATCATACATATGAAAGACAGGTAATGTTGGTAGCTGAAGACAGTAAAGGTCGCCAGTTGAATGTATTGATTAATCCAGCAACAGTTAGAGCTAAACTCCCTATTTCTCTGTCAAAGAAAAAGGTTAAGTTAAATTTGAAACCTGAAAATGAAGATGGAAATAAAGTTTATTCAGTTACCGCGAGAAATGATGAGATAACTTTATATGGGAAGAAATCGGCATTGGCTAAAATTAAACAAATGGATGTTAATGTTGATTTAAAGGGAATTAATACTTCTACGATAAAGAATTATCCGCTAGTTTTACCTAAAGGCGTTGTTAGAACTGATCCTGCGGAAATTCAAATATCCGTTAAAGTAAAAAAAGCAAGCAATTAA